One part of the Candidatus Saccharimonadales bacterium genome encodes these proteins:
- the nhaD gene encoding sodium:proton antiporter NhaD, protein MDLIGALAALVFCSGYFLIALEQRFNTHKSAIALIMAGILWLLAAIQGGEHFDEVVTHNAVDVLGVVAFSLASMALIEILAHYRFFDWIRMQLMKLHLDDKGQFILMMAMTFFLSGFLDNISLTISMILVARKFFQGKNLLIAAAAVVIAANGGGAWSPIGDVTSLLLWISGKVTAWQLISTAFIPTAALVATAGFLLYRQLSPADFIEHDKDEKVTLGLSEKVIIGSALISFILPLAFNSIGVQAFIGRLFGLGITWALIELAKSKFTKRESHMSANIEKIIQSIDISSLTFIMGILLSVGALTSIGVLSYLSSIAVGANPSHEWIVFLGSVLGLASGIVDNSALMAISLQVFPITDPSLWGLIAITTGTGGSLLIFASAAGVVAMGSLKQLDVKTYLKIGSLPAMAGLAVAIIVWIIQDRIVNM, encoded by the coding sequence ATGGATTTAATTGGCGCGCTAGCCGCTTTAGTTTTTTGCTCTGGATATTTTTTGATTGCACTTGAGCAGAGATTTAATACTCATAAGTCAGCCATAGCGCTGATAATGGCAGGTATTTTATGGCTACTTGCAGCAATTCAAGGTGGCGAACACTTCGATGAGGTTGTAACTCATAACGCAGTCGATGTTTTAGGCGTAGTTGCGTTCTCGCTTGCATCAATGGCGTTGATCGAAATACTAGCGCACTACAGATTCTTTGACTGGATAAGAATGCAGCTAATGAAGCTTCACCTTGACGATAAGGGTCAGTTCATTTTAATGATGGCAATGACCTTTTTCCTGTCCGGCTTTTTGGATAACATTAGTTTAACTATCTCGATGATTCTGGTGGCGCGTAAGTTCTTTCAGGGCAAAAACTTACTTATTGCAGCCGCAGCAGTTGTAATCGCGGCAAACGGTGGTGGAGCCTGGTCACCAATTGGCGATGTTACGTCGTTACTTTTGTGGATTAGCGGTAAAGTTACCGCATGGCAGCTGATATCTACTGCATTTATTCCTACTGCAGCACTTGTGGCAACGGCCGGATTTTTACTATATCGCCAGCTTAGTCCTGCCGATTTTATTGAACACGACAAAGATGAAAAAGTTACTCTTGGTTTAAGTGAGAAAGTTATTATTGGCTCAGCGCTAATAAGCTTTATTTTGCCATTGGCTTTTAACTCGATCGGGGTACAGGCGTTTATTGGGCGACTATTTGGCCTGGGTATAACTTGGGCCTTGATCGAGCTCGCGAAGTCTAAGTTTACAAAACGCGAAAGCCACATGTCTGCAAATATCGAAAAAATCATTCAATCGATTGATATTTCGTCGTTAACTTTTATCATGGGTATTTTGCTGAGCGTTGGAGCACTGACGTCTATAGGAGTGCTATCTTACTTGTCGAGTATTGCCGTAGGCGCAAATCCAAGCCACGAATGGATAGTGTTCTTAGGGTCAGTGCTTGGACTGGCATCGGGGATAGTTGATAACTCGGCACTTATGGCAATTTCTTTACAAGTATTTCCGATTACAGATCCGTCACTTTGGGGTTTGATAGCAATTACAACTGGTACGGGAGGCTCGCTGCTCATTTTTGCTAGCGCGGCTGGCGTTGTTGCAATGGGTAGTCTAAAACAGCTCGATGTAAAAACGTATTTAAAAATCGGATCTTTGCCGGCCATGGCAGGCCTCGCTGTGGCAATTATAGTTTGGATTATTCAGGATCGCATAGTTAATATGTGA
- a CDS encoding lysine--tRNA ligase, translated as MATLKDFRDERIRKLEDLKKLGVNPYPAHAGRTHELGLITDNFTELEGKKVTVVGRILNIRKFGKIAFIVAKDASGTLQLFLSATKIKPLDAQNSQLGMDQLPLLDTGDFIEATGYVGKTKTGEISVEVESLRLLTKALRPLPNANEGFTNKEERLRRRYVDTNVNQDVYERFLRRSAFWQSTRNFLLSEGFVEINIPVLENTTGGADANPFVTHMQALDQEFYLRISHELPLKRLLVGGYEKVFDIGPRFRNENYSDEHLPEHIAMEWYWAYADWQMGMKLTEAMVRKVADETWGKRQFKLANGQEVDLGLDGEDWPRISFVQIIKDHYGLDVFSSTLDEVKEQLKKHKIEVEKTENRSRGIDKLWKKVRVTLPGPAFLVDIPTFLQPLAKTQPKHPELTEQFNLILGGTEVCKAYTELNDPIDQLDRFKEQQQMRDAGDAEAMMMDIDYVEALEYAMPPACGYGNSERLFWMLEGVTAREGVIFPQLRRETDEVTKAIYSDIDFTKDVADGMR; from the coding sequence ATGGCAACTCTAAAAGATTTTCGCGACGAACGTATACGCAAACTTGAAGACTTAAAAAAGCTCGGCGTAAATCCTTACCCTGCTCATGCCGGTCGTACTCATGAGCTTGGCTTGATTACAGATAATTTTACCGAGCTTGAAGGTAAAAAAGTTACTGTTGTGGGTAGGATTTTGAATATACGTAAGTTTGGCAAAATCGCGTTTATAGTTGCCAAAGACGCTTCGGGAACATTGCAGCTGTTTTTAAGTGCCACTAAAATTAAACCGTTAGATGCCCAAAATAGTCAGCTCGGTATGGATCAGTTGCCACTTTTGGACACTGGTGATTTTATCGAGGCCACTGGCTATGTCGGCAAAACTAAAACCGGCGAGATCTCGGTAGAAGTCGAATCTTTACGCTTGCTTACAAAAGCATTGCGTCCGTTACCAAACGCCAATGAGGGTTTTACTAACAAAGAAGAACGCTTGCGACGTCGCTACGTTGATACTAATGTTAACCAGGATGTGTACGAGCGATTTTTGCGTCGTAGTGCTTTTTGGCAGTCCACGCGTAACTTTTTGTTGAGCGAAGGTTTTGTAGAAATTAATATTCCCGTGCTCGAGAACACAACCGGTGGTGCTGATGCTAATCCGTTTGTAACGCATATGCAAGCGCTCGACCAAGAATTTTATCTACGCATTAGTCACGAACTACCGCTTAAGCGTTTACTGGTTGGCGGTTACGAAAAAGTTTTTGATATCGGGCCGCGCTTTCGCAATGAAAACTATAGCGACGAACATTTACCAGAACACATTGCAATGGAGTGGTATTGGGCCTACGCCGATTGGCAGATGGGCATGAAACTAACAGAGGCGATGGTACGAAAAGTCGCTGACGAAACTTGGGGAAAGCGACAGTTTAAGCTTGCAAACGGCCAGGAGGTTGATTTGGGTCTGGATGGCGAGGATTGGCCGCGTATTAGTTTTGTACAGATCATTAAGGATCATTACGGTCTAGATGTATTTAGTTCAACTCTGGATGAAGTTAAAGAACAGCTTAAAAAACATAAAATCGAAGTTGAAAAGACCGAAAATCGATCGCGTGGAATTGACAAGCTGTGGAAGAAAGTTCGCGTAACTTTGCCGGGTCCAGCTTTTTTGGTGGATATCCCAACCTTTTTGCAGCCTTTGGCTAAGACCCAGCCTAAACACCCCGAGCTTACTGAGCAGTTTAACTTAATTTTGGGTGGCACAGAAGTTTGCAAGGCATACACCGAGCTTAACGATCCAATCGATCAGTTGGATCGCTTTAAAGAGCAACAACAGATGCGCGATGCCGGCGACGCTGAAGCAATGATGATGGATATAGATTATGTTGAGGCGCTTGAATATGCCATGCCGCCAGCCTGCGGGTACGGAAATAGTGAACGTTTGTTTTGGATGTTAGAGGGTGTGACGGCACGTGAAGGTGTGATTTTTCCTCAGTTGCGCCGCGAAACCGATGAAGTTACAAAAGCGATCTATAGCGACATTGATTTTACCAAAGACGTTGCTGACGGTATGAGGTAA
- the greA gene encoding transcription elongation factor GreA, with amino-acid sequence MKKAYQITAAGKLDLEKELEELKARRGEVAQKIADARDYGDLSENAEYAEARNEQGQLEGRIAEIEDILQNASIIKARTSSTVGVGSKVTLKHDSGKKVEYTVVGSVEADPLAGKISDESPIGQALLGKKVGDKASIKTPSGEVSYSIVAIG; translated from the coding sequence ATGAAGAAAGCCTATCAGATAACGGCTGCTGGTAAGTTAGATTTAGAAAAAGAGCTTGAAGAGCTTAAGGCTCGTCGCGGTGAAGTTGCACAAAAAATTGCCGATGCACGTGACTACGGTGATTTGAGTGAAAATGCTGAATATGCCGAAGCACGTAACGAACAAGGTCAACTAGAAGGCCGGATTGCTGAAATCGAAGATATTTTGCAAAACGCAAGCATAATTAAAGCTCGTACAAGCAGCACTGTCGGCGTTGGAAGCAAAGTTACGCTTAAACACGATAGCGGTAAAAAAGTTGAGTATACAGTTGTTGGATCTGTTGAAGCTGACCCGCTAGCAGGCAAAATTAGCGACGAATCTCCAATTGGCCAGGCATTATTGGGTAAAAAAGTGGGCGACAAAGCCAGCATAAAAACGCCGAGTGGCGAGGTAAGTTATAGTATCGTAGCTATTGGATAA
- the proS gene encoding proline--tRNA ligase, with protein sequence MSEKKLLPKKTGDLSDWYTTLIQLADLADYGPSKGSMIIKPYGYAIWELAQKALDEKFKEHGVENGYFPLFIPMSFLEKEKNHVEGFSPELAVVTHGGGEKLEEPLVVRPTSETIINDSFSKWVQSWRDLPILFNQWCNVVRWEKRTMPFLRTSEFLWQEGHTAHATHSEAIETQKWALGVYKQIYEDYFALYGYQGHKSTSERFAGADDTLTLEHLMPSGKALQSCTSHDLGQNFAKAFDISFQNKDGEQAYVWQTSWGLSTRSIGGLILAHGDDNGLRLPPKLAPIQIVILPVIANDELVDFSRNLEKSLKSKGLRVKVDDRDDERLGFKINKWEVKGVPIRIEVGKRELENNQVTVVRRWDGKKETITVEEFVQSVESRLDDIQKNMLKGAKTLVEQRTRVAKNYEEFKQLMTQEDKGFIEVYWNDNKEIEAKIKEETKASSRCMIGEGEGTDFYTGEPSKTKWVFAQSY encoded by the coding sequence ATGAGTGAAAAAAAATTACTTCCTAAAAAAACTGGTGATCTTTCGGACTGGTATACAACGCTAATTCAACTAGCCGACTTAGCTGATTACGGTCCAAGTAAGGGATCGATGATCATTAAGCCTTACGGATACGCGATTTGGGAGCTTGCCCAAAAAGCCTTAGACGAAAAGTTCAAGGAGCACGGCGTGGAAAACGGATATTTTCCATTGTTTATTCCAATGTCTTTCTTGGAAAAAGAAAAGAATCACGTTGAAGGTTTTTCGCCGGAGCTTGCGGTCGTAACGCATGGCGGCGGTGAAAAACTCGAAGAGCCTTTAGTGGTTCGCCCAACCAGCGAAACAATTATCAACGATTCATTTAGCAAGTGGGTGCAGTCTTGGCGTGATTTGCCGATTCTGTTTAACCAGTGGTGTAACGTGGTGCGTTGGGAAAAACGTACTATGCCCTTTTTGCGCACTAGCGAGTTTTTATGGCAAGAAGGCCACACAGCTCATGCGACTCACAGCGAGGCAATAGAAACTCAAAAATGGGCGCTGGGCGTTTATAAACAAATTTACGAAGATTATTTTGCACTTTACGGATATCAGGGTCATAAATCTACATCAGAGCGGTTTGCGGGCGCTGACGACACTTTAACTCTTGAGCATCTTATGCCAAGCGGTAAAGCACTCCAAAGCTGTACGTCGCATGATTTAGGCCAGAACTTTGCCAAAGCCTTTGATATTAGTTTTCAGAACAAAGACGGCGAACAGGCATATGTTTGGCAGACTAGCTGGGGGCTTTCCACTAGATCAATCGGTGGTTTGATTTTGGCTCATGGAGACGACAACGGATTACGACTACCTCCTAAACTTGCGCCGATCCAGATTGTTATTTTGCCTGTGATTGCAAATGATGAGCTGGTTGATTTTTCCAGGAACCTTGAGAAATCTCTTAAATCTAAAGGTCTTAGGGTAAAAGTTGATGATCGCGACGACGAGCGCCTAGGGTTTAAGATTAATAAATGGGAAGTTAAAGGTGTACCGATTCGTATAGAAGTCGGCAAGCGCGAACTTGAAAACAATCAGGTTACCGTTGTTCGTCGATGGGACGGCAAAAAAGAGACGATAACAGTTGAAGAATTCGTTCAATCTGTTGAATCCCGCTTAGACGATATTCAAAAGAATATGCTTAAAGGTGCAAAAACTTTGGTAGAGCAACGAACTAGAGTTGCTAAAAATTACGAAGAGTTCAAACAGCTTATGACTCAAGAAGACAAAGGCTTTATTGAAGTCTATTGGAACGACAATAAAGAAATTGAAGCTAAAATCAAAGAAGAAACCAAGGCGTCGAGTCGCTGTATGATCGGCGAAGGCGAGGGAACCGACTTTTACACAGGCGAACCGAGTAAAACTAAATGGGTTTTTGCGCAATCTTACTAG
- a CDS encoding type II CAAX endopeptidase family protein, which produces MLDDSSKKSQDVASSPKQRKLGIAGALFWGVLIFTAPAVVLAFIAPLVTQLDISGNFKNFIAALIYELLLIAGVAAVLKFYKLDFKAIGFSDFNLKYLKTAGLAFLAYMPLSILFLGVMSLLFPINMEESQDVGFANLVGAEYLLTFFVLVILTPFAEEFLFRGLIFTGFRNKLPFWFAAVLVSVFFAAAHWQLNVAIDVFVMSMISCFIREKSGSLWPSIFLHVFKNSVAFLLLFVFKVS; this is translated from the coding sequence ATGTTAGACGATTCTTCTAAAAAATCACAAGACGTTGCGTCAAGTCCAAAACAGCGAAAGCTGGGAATTGCCGGTGCACTTTTTTGGGGAGTGTTGATTTTTACGGCCCCAGCCGTAGTACTGGCATTTATCGCCCCTTTAGTCACGCAGCTAGACATTAGCGGTAACTTTAAAAACTTCATTGCTGCGCTTATTTATGAACTCTTGCTTATAGCTGGCGTCGCAGCAGTTCTAAAGTTCTATAAATTAGATTTTAAAGCGATCGGTTTTAGTGATTTTAACCTCAAATACCTAAAGACCGCTGGCTTGGCATTTTTAGCCTACATGCCGCTTTCGATTTTGTTTTTGGGCGTGATGAGCTTGCTTTTTCCGATCAACATGGAGGAATCCCAAGATGTTGGATTTGCGAATTTGGTCGGTGCTGAATATCTACTGACATTTTTTGTATTGGTAATTTTAACGCCATTCGCCGAAGAGTTTTTATTTAGAGGCCTAATTTTTACGGGTTTTCGCAACAAACTGCCATTTTGGTTTGCTGCCGTCTTGGTGAGTGTTTTTTTTGCAGCAGCACACTGGCAACTAAATGTGGCTATAGATGTTTTCGTAATGAGTATGATCAGTTGTTTCATCCGCGAAAAAAGCGGCAGTCTGTGGCCATCTATATTTTTGCATGTATTTAAAAACTCAGTAGCTTTTTTGCTGTTGTTTGTTTTTAAGGTTAGCTAG
- a CDS encoding M50 family metallopeptidase encodes MEIALLIFGLILFVGLIIVHELGHAIAAKRNGVEVEEFGIGFPPRAFAKKLKNGVLFSINWLPIGGFVKLKGEHDAASGDGTYGGATLWAKTKILLAGVAINWLVAVFIFTILALVGLPKVFPNQFTIPSDTVVVSSDVKVAVLDDSPAAKAGLQSGDIIKSVAGQTVTSEAQLTDLTKASAGQTVPIVYERKGQINETEATLNAEKTDQGYLGVAPTTQTAQRSTWSAPIVGVGVTVQFTYETIKGLFDVVKSLFKADFATAGASVAGPVGIFGILKDSSESGIVPVLFLIGVISLTLAVMNALPIPALDGGRLFVTLVFKALNKPLTKEREEAFQAGGFIFLMVLIVVVTVVDVRRFF; translated from the coding sequence ATGGAAATTGCATTACTTATTTTTGGTTTGATTTTATTCGTGGGGCTTATTATCGTACACGAGCTTGGCCATGCTATTGCCGCTAAACGTAACGGTGTCGAGGTAGAAGAATTCGGGATTGGTTTTCCACCCCGAGCATTCGCTAAAAAGCTTAAAAATGGCGTTCTTTTTAGCATTAACTGGCTGCCGATCGGCGGCTTTGTAAAGTTAAAAGGTGAACATGACGCAGCTAGTGGCGATGGCACGTACGGCGGCGCAACTCTATGGGCGAAAACCAAAATTCTGCTTGCCGGAGTTGCGATAAACTGGCTTGTTGCAGTGTTTATCTTCACTATTTTGGCGTTGGTTGGTCTTCCTAAAGTTTTTCCAAATCAGTTTACAATCCCGTCAGACACCGTAGTAGTTAGTTCTGATGTAAAAGTAGCGGTATTGGACGATTCGCCGGCGGCAAAGGCGGGCCTGCAATCGGGTGACATTATTAAAAGTGTCGCCGGCCAAACTGTTACGTCCGAAGCTCAGCTTACAGATTTAACAAAGGCTAGCGCTGGCCAAACCGTTCCAATTGTTTATGAGCGCAAAGGCCAAATAAATGAAACGGAAGCCACACTTAATGCCGAAAAAACAGATCAAGGTTATTTGGGTGTTGCCCCAACTACGCAAACTGCGCAGCGATCTACTTGGTCGGCGCCAATTGTCGGCGTAGGGGTAACCGTTCAGTTTACCTACGAAACAATAAAGGGTTTGTTTGATGTAGTAAAAAGCTTATTTAAAGCCGATTTTGCTACAGCTGGTGCAAGCGTGGCGGGCCCGGTTGGAATTTTCGGCATCCTAAAAGATAGTAGCGAGTCAGGTATAGTTCCAGTGCTATTCTTAATAGGAGTAATTTCGCTAACACTTGCTGTTATGAACGCGCTGCCAATACCTGCACTAGACGGTGGTCGGTTGTTTGTGACTTTAGTTTTTAAAGCGTTAAATAAACCACTTACCAAAGAGCGAGAAGAAGCTTTTCAGGCAGGCGGATTTATATTCCTGATGGTTTTAATTGTGGTTGTGACAGTTGTAGATGTTAGACGATTCTTCTAA
- the frr gene encoding ribosome recycling factor yields the protein MFDTKKYEERLQLALLHFEDEIKKIRTGRANPGMLDGIMVEAYGAKMPLIQVATITVPEPQLLQISPFDMANLQAVVKAIRDDQSLGFNPSDDGRVVRVNVPPLTTERRQQIVKQLGEKVEDCRVAMRNVRHDALKDAKAQKDAKAMSEDDVKRAEKSLDAAMASAQTKLDTLAKAKEQEIMTI from the coding sequence ATGTTTGATACTAAAAAATACGAAGAACGCTTGCAACTAGCTTTGTTGCATTTTGAAGACGAGATTAAAAAAATCCGCACTGGCCGCGCTAACCCTGGAATGCTTGATGGCATCATGGTAGAAGCCTACGGCGCAAAAATGCCGCTCATCCAGGTGGCGACCATAACAGTGCCAGAACCACAACTTTTGCAGATCTCGCCATTTGACATGGCGAATTTACAAGCTGTCGTTAAAGCCATTCGCGACGACCAGAGTCTTGGCTTTAATCCGTCGGATGACGGGCGAGTAGTGCGTGTAAACGTGCCGCCGCTTACCACCGAGCGTCGCCAGCAAATTGTTAAACAGCTTGGCGAAAAAGTCGAAGATTGCCGCGTGGCTATGCGCAACGTTCGTCATGATGCGCTAAAAGACGCGAAAGCACAAAAAGACGCCAAAGCAATGTCCGAAGATGATGTCAAACGAGCGGAAAAATCCCTCGACGCAGCCATGGCTAGCGCGCAAACTAAGTTAGATACTCTTGCGAAGGCCAAAGAGCAAGAAATTATGACAATTTAG
- a CDS encoding translation elongation factor Ts: MANVSLDEVKRLKDLTGVGLTDAKQALVDADGDFDKALSEMRKKGLTKAEKRGEREASQGLVESYVHSGRIGVLVEVNCETDFVARTDDFKNLVHDLAMHIAASAPLYVNIEDVPADVREAKAAEFTEKVKNEGKPEAMVPKIVEGMITKHFGELCLMEQPFIKNPDEKVGDLVKSHISKLGENIVVRRMARFELGVSE, from the coding sequence ATGGCAAACGTATCTTTAGATGAAGTAAAACGACTTAAAGATTTAACCGGCGTTGGTTTAACCGATGCAAAACAAGCTTTGGTCGACGCTGATGGCGACTTTGACAAGGCATTGAGCGAAATGCGCAAAAAAGGCTTGACCAAAGCCGAAAAGCGCGGCGAACGTGAAGCTAGCCAAGGTTTGGTAGAAAGCTATGTTCACAGTGGCCGAATTGGCGTTTTAGTAGAAGTTAACTGCGAAACCGACTTTGTGGCTCGCACTGACGACTTTAAAAACTTGGTGCACGACCTTGCAATGCATATTGCGGCAAGCGCGCCACTTTACGTTAACATCGAAGACGTTCCGGCCGACGTTCGCGAAGCAAAAGCTGCTGAATTTACTGAAAAAGTGAAAAACGAAGGCAAGCCAGAGGCAATGGTTCCAAAAATTGTTGAAGGCATGATCACCAAACACTTTGGCGAACTTTGCTTAATGGAACAACCATTCATCAAAAACCCAGACGAAAAAGTTGGCGACTTAGTAAAAAGTCATATCTCGAAATTAGGTGAAAATATCGTTGTGCGCCGCATGGCGCGATTTGAACTTGGTGTAAGCGAATAA
- the rpsB gene encoding 30S ribosomal protein S2, with product MAVSVDIKALLASGAHFGHKTSRWHPKMAKYIHSKRAGSHIIDLTKTVEGLEKALPFLTKTAAEGKQILFVSTKRQARDIVKQAALETKMPYITERWMGGMLTNTKTVNERIKHLKQLETKMAAGELAGRYNKLEVQRFQEEIDSLNFKYGGIKELNGRPGAMFVVDVVVEENAIKEARRLDIPVVAIVDSNANPDLIDYVIPANDDAIKGIQLIVDYVKQAVEEGIAGRKSSDKKGE from the coding sequence ATGGCAGTATCAGTAGATATTAAGGCCTTGCTCGCGTCTGGCGCGCATTTTGGTCACAAAACAAGCCGTTGGCACCCAAAAATGGCCAAATACATTCACAGCAAACGAGCTGGAAGCCACATTATTGATTTAACAAAAACTGTTGAAGGTCTAGAAAAAGCTCTTCCGTTTTTGACCAAAACAGCAGCCGAAGGCAAGCAAATTTTATTTGTAAGCACAAAGCGCCAAGCTCGCGATATTGTTAAACAAGCTGCGCTTGAAACCAAGATGCCTTACATCACCGAGCGTTGGATGGGCGGAATGCTTACTAACACTAAAACTGTTAACGAACGCATCAAGCATTTGAAGCAGCTTGAAACCAAAATGGCGGCGGGCGAACTTGCTGGTCGTTATAACAAGCTAGAAGTTCAGCGCTTCCAAGAGGAAATTGACAGTTTAAACTTTAAGTACGGCGGTATTAAAGAGCTTAATGGTCGCCCAGGTGCAATGTTTGTTGTAGATGTTGTCGTCGAAGAAAACGCGATCAAAGAAGCTCGTCGTCTAGATATCCCTGTTGTTGCTATTGTTGACAGTAATGCAAACCCAGACTTGATTGACTACGTTATTCCTGCAAACGACGATGCAATTAAAGGTATTCAGTTAATTGTTGACTACGTAAAACAAGCTGTTGAAGAAGGCATCGCCGGGCGCAAGAGCTCTGATAAGAAGGGTGAATAA
- a CDS encoding DUF475 domain-containing protein, whose protein sequence is MNIKELLKIYWFAITATAVIWILSFAFGGWQALFTVIVLTLLETTFSADNAVVNSKIIVTLSPFWQKLFMTVGIFIAVFVVRFFAPILIVMATAGLGLTEVINLAINDTHAYEIELAKAEPMISAFGGTFLIMIALSYFIDYEKKTHWLGFLEKLLGRLGRFDNITTFVMLLSAIAIYFTVGAEHQAAVLIASVMAIALHIGLELLSATFENTRKKSLDIKHKVGAAAFATFLYLEVLDASFSLDGVIGAFALTSSILLIMLGLGAGAVWVRAMTIHLVKAKTLSKYIFLEHGAHWAIAFLGLIMLLKLYHIELSEWFVGSLGLAFIAIAIWWSKRHSKRVASNLKPNL, encoded by the coding sequence ATGAACATAAAAGAACTCTTAAAAATCTACTGGTTTGCAATAACCGCAACTGCAGTAATCTGGATACTATCTTTCGCGTTTGGAGGCTGGCAAGCGCTTTTTACTGTAATAGTGCTAACTTTACTCGAAACCACATTTAGCGCCGACAACGCCGTTGTTAACAGCAAAATTATCGTCACGCTATCGCCGTTTTGGCAAAAACTTTTTATGACGGTTGGTATTTTTATCGCCGTGTTTGTGGTGCGATTCTTTGCGCCAATTTTAATAGTTATGGCAACTGCCGGCTTAGGTTTGACCGAAGTTATAAACTTAGCAATCAACGACACTCATGCCTATGAAATCGAGTTAGCAAAAGCCGAACCAATGATCAGCGCCTTCGGCGGTACGTTCTTAATTATGATCGCACTAAGCTACTTTATTGATTACGAAAAAAAGACCCACTGGTTAGGCTTTTTGGAAAAGCTCCTGGGTCGCCTGGGCCGCTTCGACAACATCACTACTTTTGTAATGCTACTTTCTGCTATAGCAATTTACTTTACAGTTGGTGCCGAACATCAGGCGGCGGTTTTAATCGCATCTGTAATGGCGATTGCCCTACATATTGGGCTGGAACTTTTGAGCGCTACGTTCGAAAACACTCGTAAAAAATCACTCGACATCAAGCATAAAGTCGGTGCCGCAGCATTTGCAACTTTCTTGTATCTCGAAGTCTTAGACGCTTCGTTTTCATTAGATGGCGTAATCGGCGCATTTGCCCTAACAAGCAGTATTCTATTGATCATGCTAGGCCTGGGCGCTGGCGCAGTTTGGGTGCGCGCAATGACCATACATTTGGTAAAAGCGAAAACCCTCAGCAAATACATATTTCTTGAGCACGGTGCACACTGGGCAATCGCTTTCTTGGGCCTAATTATGCTGCTAAAGCTCTATCATATTGAACTTTCGGAGTGGTTTGTTGGAAGCTTAGGCTTAGCGTTCATCGCTATAGCGATTTGGTGGAGCAAACGACACAGCAAACGTGTTGCGAGCAATTTAAAACCAAACCTTTGA
- a CDS encoding type B 50S ribosomal protein L31: protein MKKELHPNDYRPVVVQDPSANFAFLTKSTAKTDKTIKWEDGNEYPLLEVYISSASHPFFTGKESLIDTEGRVDRFKARAEAAAARREALASKAKKTVARAAKKAEESETK, encoded by the coding sequence ATGAAAAAAGAACTACACCCTAACGACTACCGTCCTGTTGTTGTGCAGGACCCAAGCGCAAATTTTGCGTTTTTAACTAAATCTACCGCTAAAACCGATAAAACCATCAAATGGGAAGACGGCAACGAATACCCATTGCTAGAAGTCTACATCAGTAGCGCTTCTCACCCGTTCTTTACCGGCAAAGAATCTTTGATCGACACCGAGGGTCGTGTTGACCGCTTTAAGGCTCGTGCCGAAGCTGCTGCTGCTCGCCGCGAGGCTCTTGCAAGCAAAGCTAAAAAAACTGTTGCACGCGCAGCTAAAAAAGCCGAAGAATCCGAAACTAAGTAA